A region of Myxococcus stipitatus DSM 14675 DNA encodes the following proteins:
- a CDS encoding phage tail tube protein, producing MAQPREAFFDKLYIRATNTAPTEVDALDGVTEAPVNRAKDTVDSNYFGGDGYKRSKGTLKSFTIPLSGHVFQGSAPQKVLRDSFESDATVFFTIIEDETAPQGSQGYRYPVTVTSYEEGRSSTDVVTFSATLTGQGAPVAV from the coding sequence ATGGCCCAACCCCGAGAGGCTTTCTTCGACAAGCTCTACATCCGCGCCACGAACACCGCGCCCACCGAGGTGGACGCGCTGGACGGTGTCACGGAAGCGCCTGTCAACCGCGCCAAGGACACCGTCGACTCCAACTACTTCGGAGGGGACGGGTACAAGCGCAGCAAGGGCACCCTGAAGTCATTCACCATCCCCCTGTCGGGACACGTCTTCCAGGGGAGCGCTCCCCAGAAGGTTCTCCGCGACTCCTTCGAGTCCGATGCCACGGTGTTCTTCACAATCATCGAGGACGAGACGGCGCCCCAGGGTAGCCAGGGCTACCGCTACCCCGTGACGGTGACGTCCTACGAAGAGGGGCGCAGCTCCACGGACGTCGTCACCTTCTCCGCCACCCTCACCGGCCAGGGCGCGCCCGTCGCGGTGTAG
- a CDS encoding phage tail assembly chaperone yields MSAPVMHRKPLGTRRALHKRVTLDGAEFDICRPTLGEKMDVLSASRAAGEMGDNRQPVDEAAGMMMIARIAACCLYFPGTATRVFTAEDVPAVKNEPWLEEVQGELALAFAGPTLETAKGNSETTPS; encoded by the coding sequence ATGTCCGCACCTGTCATGCACCGAAAGCCCCTTGGCACCCGCCGAGCCCTCCACAAGCGCGTCACCCTGGATGGCGCCGAGTTCGACATCTGCCGTCCCACGCTGGGCGAGAAGATGGATGTGCTGTCCGCCTCCCGCGCCGCCGGGGAGATGGGCGACAATCGCCAGCCCGTGGATGAAGCGGCGGGGATGATGATGATTGCCCGCATCGCCGCGTGTTGCCTGTACTTCCCAGGCACCGCGACGCGCGTCTTCACTGCGGAGGACGTTCCAGCGGTGAAGAACGAGCCCTGGCTGGAGGAAGTTCAGGGCGAGCTGGCCTTGGCCTTCGCGGGTCCGACGCTGGAGACGGCGAAGGGAAACTCCGAGACCACCCCGAGCTGA
- a CDS encoding fibronectin type III domain-containing protein produces MRPLSSFQAALLTSPTGYSTHPRVWVRDLRGTWLKLNSLLDSDWVLGVRISEKLDAPVAEAEVTLARSGPGGARLSLSPLVVQSLINTTGGAFAPLLAEAAYFRVELGLAALGQVPKEEDYFEVFRGRIDEVDPGAEELKVVGRDLAGLLQDTFIEVEREYGDDSAGVPVQHIIQALCNDNGLSSFGLYVPVDPLSQRGKYKQKVEPVLDAVRTLAQRIGWDCRMKWRPVAGAYALTLYAPDRLQSAEEWAYGPDEYGEPDSVTRQLTDIRTDVEVVYSDRADLDSSGVPKRKRVTASNPTVRAQVGRRWMQLVEEDTSNIDSRAEAQRLADAAVADLSVSPLTVGLTVDPHPGLELGDMVRVEPDGIRLDTAQLLAVQEIEHSCSTDGVARMKLVLRGQPSTSVREWLERDARPGIAPSAPFTGPAAPQGVRAMPIVNGFTVTWTPAPSGPRWEEYELHVSRDAGFAPSRDTFKERGKRTSFQVSDLKPGVTYFCRVVGRDVKGNVGAPSEAVSVTSAYVTPGAMLPGVAFGESPPNPDFEAWSVESSPPDAWVMGEGLWGGHAQVTEDAFTGKRAVRLMANYTRLDSQAMIARPGDRYSVDALVKSMQFGASLTIQLVWLGGAFNVVSVSTISDFLSPSEWRPVRGIQTAPTGTRYVQVRLRVPYEPGTPWVHVDSVRLERVGGIVERWAAIRSEQITDLENGWTAWNTAHFPLGYYKGSDNEVSMRGLVRPGTVGYVTLFQFPVGYRPSSPRIFPMPATNGIAQGHVDPDGRVQVYSVPEGALWVSLDGVRFRAES; encoded by the coding sequence ATGCGTCCCTTGTCTTCCTTCCAGGCGGCCCTCCTCACCAGTCCCACCGGCTACTCGACGCACCCGCGTGTCTGGGTGAGGGACTTGAGGGGGACATGGCTCAAGCTCAACTCCCTCCTCGACTCGGACTGGGTGCTGGGGGTGCGCATCAGCGAGAAGCTGGATGCTCCCGTGGCCGAGGCCGAGGTGACGCTGGCGCGCAGTGGCCCCGGTGGGGCGCGCCTGTCCCTCTCGCCGTTGGTGGTGCAGTCGCTCATCAACACCACGGGAGGCGCCTTCGCTCCGTTGCTGGCCGAGGCGGCCTACTTCCGCGTCGAGTTGGGGCTGGCGGCGCTGGGCCAGGTGCCCAAGGAGGAGGACTATTTCGAGGTCTTCCGTGGCCGCATTGACGAGGTGGACCCGGGGGCCGAGGAGCTGAAGGTGGTGGGGCGGGACTTGGCCGGGCTCCTCCAGGACACCTTCATCGAGGTGGAGCGCGAGTATGGAGACGACTCCGCGGGCGTCCCGGTGCAGCACATCATCCAGGCCCTCTGTAACGACAACGGCCTGTCCAGCTTCGGCCTCTACGTGCCGGTGGACCCGCTCTCCCAACGGGGCAAGTACAAGCAGAAGGTGGAGCCGGTGCTGGACGCGGTGCGTACCCTCGCCCAGCGAATCGGTTGGGACTGCCGGATGAAGTGGCGCCCCGTTGCCGGGGCGTATGCGCTGACGCTCTACGCGCCGGACCGGCTGCAATCCGCCGAGGAGTGGGCCTATGGCCCGGACGAGTACGGCGAGCCCGACTCCGTGACACGCCAGCTCACGGACATCCGCACGGACGTCGAGGTCGTCTACTCGGACAGGGCGGACCTGGACTCCTCGGGCGTGCCCAAGCGCAAGCGCGTCACGGCCAGCAACCCCACGGTGCGCGCGCAGGTGGGGCGGCGGTGGATGCAGCTCGTGGAAGAGGACACCAGCAATATCGACAGCCGGGCGGAAGCCCAGCGGCTCGCGGACGCGGCGGTGGCGGACCTCTCCGTTTCGCCCCTCACGGTGGGGCTGACGGTGGACCCTCACCCGGGCCTGGAGCTGGGAGACATGGTGCGGGTGGAACCGGACGGCATCCGTCTGGACACGGCGCAGCTCCTCGCCGTCCAGGAGATTGAGCACTCCTGCTCCACGGACGGTGTGGCGCGAATGAAGCTGGTGCTGCGCGGTCAGCCCTCGACGTCGGTGCGGGAGTGGCTGGAGCGTGACGCGCGGCCCGGCATCGCTCCGAGCGCGCCATTCACGGGGCCTGCCGCGCCCCAGGGCGTCAGGGCCATGCCCATCGTCAACGGCTTCACCGTGACGTGGACGCCCGCTCCGTCCGGCCCTCGCTGGGAAGAGTACGAGCTGCATGTCTCCCGGGACGCGGGCTTCGCGCCTTCTCGGGACACCTTCAAGGAGAGAGGGAAGCGGACCTCGTTTCAGGTGTCCGACTTGAAGCCGGGCGTGACGTACTTCTGCCGGGTGGTGGGGCGGGACGTGAAGGGCAACGTGGGGGCGCCCTCCGAGGCGGTGTCCGTCACCTCGGCCTACGTGACGCCCGGCGCGATGTTGCCAGGAGTGGCCTTCGGTGAGTCTCCACCCAACCCGGACTTCGAGGCGTGGAGCGTGGAGTCCTCGCCTCCCGATGCGTGGGTGATGGGCGAAGGGCTGTGGGGAGGACATGCCCAGGTGACGGAGGACGCCTTCACCGGTAAGCGCGCGGTGCGGCTGATGGCGAACTACACGCGCCTCGACTCGCAAGCGATGATTGCCCGTCCTGGGGACAGGTACAGCGTGGACGCGCTGGTGAAGTCAATGCAGTTTGGGGCGAGCCTGACCATTCAACTCGTCTGGCTGGGCGGCGCCTTCAACGTGGTGTCTGTGTCCACCATCAGCGACTTCTTGTCCCCCAGTGAGTGGCGCCCTGTGAGGGGCATCCAGACGGCTCCGACTGGGACGCGCTACGTGCAGGTGCGCCTTCGCGTGCCCTACGAGCCCGGGACTCCATGGGTCCACGTCGATTCAGTGCGCCTGGAGCGAGTGGGGGGCATCGTCGAGCGGTGGGCGGCGATTCGCTCGGAGCAAATCACGGACTTGGAGAATGGCTGGACTGCGTGGAACACGGCCCACTTCCCGTTGGGTTACTACAAAGGCAGCGACAACGAGGTGTCCATGCGTGGCCTGGTGCGCCCGGGGACGGTGGGCTACGTGACGCTCTTTCAATTCCCAGTGGGCTATCGGCCCAGTAGCCCGCGCATCTTCCCGATGCCCGCGACGAATGGAATAGCCCAAGGGCACGTCGACCCGGATGGACGGGTGCAGGTGTACTCAGTACCGGAAGGCGCATTGTGGGTGAGCCTGGACGGGGTGCGGTTCCGCGCCGAGTCCTAG
- a CDS encoding serine/threonine-protein kinase, whose protein sequence is MPTTTDSGRFVAQSHLPPPVTPDAPEPLFTLGSVRYVAVRELTVMPSGEVLLLAHRYVLDEDVPGPCLVRRLPSPATYEERKRLVDEIQLAFRLNHPSIAQVQHLKIHRGAPHVVMECVDGPSLDTLMSAGVARGKPVSEALALFIAAEVADALHYAHTLRGEDNRPLGIVHRDVNPRHVYLGNHGGVKLANFGAAYSLMVGRVRSPANLVRGDVAYASPEYVERQPVSPASDLFSLGVVLVELLTGKHLFDVEDVPTAPDGMSPLQGEPFPSLPLTQMRVLLSRFGPADVESVVKELSPDVKAILHAALRVAPGERFATAADMGEVLRAALTKRHPSYGRQDAQQEIARVIAEGSCLRDMMEFGEAGIYPEGLDAHEIEALSDDED, encoded by the coding sequence ATGCCCACCACGACTGACAGCGGTCGATTCGTCGCGCAGTCCCACCTCCCGCCACCCGTGACTCCCGACGCGCCCGAACCCCTCTTCACACTGGGCAGCGTTCGGTATGTGGCCGTGCGCGAGTTGACGGTGATGCCCTCAGGGGAGGTGTTGCTGCTGGCCCATCGCTACGTGCTGGATGAGGACGTGCCGGGCCCGTGCCTCGTGCGGCGCCTCCCCAGTCCGGCCACGTACGAGGAGCGGAAGAGGCTCGTTGATGAGATTCAACTGGCCTTCCGCCTCAACCACCCGAGCATCGCCCAGGTGCAACATCTGAAGATTCACCGAGGGGCCCCCCATGTCGTCATGGAGTGCGTGGATGGTCCCTCCCTGGACACGCTGATGAGCGCAGGTGTGGCACGGGGAAAGCCTGTGTCCGAGGCGCTGGCTCTCTTCATTGCGGCCGAGGTCGCGGATGCCCTTCACTACGCCCACACGTTGCGCGGGGAGGACAACAGGCCGCTGGGCATCGTCCATCGCGACGTCAACCCTCGCCACGTCTACTTGGGGAACCACGGTGGCGTGAAGCTGGCCAACTTCGGTGCTGCCTACTCGTTGATGGTGGGGCGTGTCCGCTCACCCGCCAACCTTGTGCGAGGGGATGTGGCCTATGCCTCGCCCGAGTACGTGGAGCGACAGCCCGTATCCCCGGCATCGGACCTCTTCAGCCTCGGGGTGGTGCTTGTGGAGCTGCTGACGGGCAAGCACCTCTTCGATGTGGAGGATGTGCCCACGGCTCCGGATGGGATGTCACCCCTCCAGGGTGAACCGTTTCCGTCCCTGCCGTTGACGCAGATGCGGGTGTTGCTCTCCCGCTTCGGTCCGGCGGACGTCGAGAGCGTGGTGAAAGAGCTGTCGCCTGACGTGAAGGCCATCCTCCATGCGGCGCTTCGCGTCGCTCCCGGTGAGCGCTTCGCGACGGCTGCGGACATGGGAGAGGTGCTGCGCGCGGCGTTGACGAAGCGGCACCCTAGCTATGGGCGCCAGGACGCCCAGCAAGAGATTGCCCGTGTCATCGCGGAGGGGAGCTGCCTCCGGGACATGATGGAGTTTGGTGAGGCAGGCATCTACCCGGAGGGGTTGGACGCTCACGAGATCGAGGCGCTCTCGGACGACGAGGACTAG
- a CDS encoding helix-turn-helix domain-containing protein, whose translation MNEVLAITIGSRAREVRLKLGLTRGEVAERVGLVEPAYGRLERGKVLPSVPVLHRLATTLGLTPQDLMGMVPQGGGKKTTSPPVLEAETPELRRLLALARKMDAEELDALLRVATVLTR comes from the coding sequence ATGAATGAAGTCCTGGCAATCACTATTGGCTCACGAGCGCGAGAGGTGCGGTTGAAGCTGGGCCTGACACGCGGAGAAGTTGCCGAGCGCGTGGGTCTCGTGGAACCCGCCTACGGTCGCCTGGAACGCGGGAAGGTGCTGCCCAGTGTCCCCGTCCTCCACCGCCTCGCCACAACACTGGGCCTCACTCCGCAGGATTTGATGGGAATGGTGCCGCAGGGAGGGGGCAAGAAGACGACGAGCCCCCCTGTCCTCGAAGCCGAAACCCCGGAGCTGCGCCGCCTCCTGGCCCTTGCACGGAAGATGGACGCAGAGGAGTTGGACGCCCTCCTCCGAGTCGCCACCGTTCTGACTCGCTAG
- a CDS encoding serine/threonine-protein kinase: MGYTVERRLGSGGFGAVYLARCEGQAYALKLLDLARVGGRVEREVSILLQLSHPNVVGIHGFGKWPVVAPEFGVIIMEYVEGRQLDVWASEENPSARQVARVMLDVARALDGAHGAGVLHRDVKEANVMVRTSDGAAKLVDFGVGDYVGAPGLTVDVLPPGTPEYRSPEAWSFFRKNAQVLGAIYAPGPMDDLWALGVALYQLLTGRPPFGGDNFTLADIIIAQEVMPPRQVNERVPSALSDVCMSLLEKSPAARMPSARALCVALEDALRGADPSWDVPLCDAFGADTATTEGGRDSLDKWLEEPLHRPRRGKKLPQAVPAIGKEQAPPLEEQAPSPPRPQRASRILRGRGAAVLVGLLALVAVVMVWTWGTLRVAGAVPARQEVARSGSSSQAVQAPAPSPGKESTPVAVAAPAMLPEATTVKMEKTETPTPPKPTRKSASIMSRALVAVAACTGLACPGVQVRPPPPPEPCPDGAVAAMKDLDIGIGDRGHAVFSGVGGKVVSVRDGPVRMRLAGDWEDMPGNTVLSGELVVRDRVYGRLTWATPPKGRGFPVCLEVYEDGGGRGMPREGGDDSDSSARIFSSARVKAVSEFE; encoded by the coding sequence ATGGGCTACACGGTGGAGCGGCGCCTGGGGAGTGGCGGCTTTGGGGCTGTGTACCTCGCACGGTGTGAGGGACAGGCTTACGCGCTGAAGCTGTTGGACCTGGCGCGGGTGGGCGGTCGCGTCGAGCGCGAGGTGTCCATCCTCTTGCAGTTGAGCCACCCCAACGTGGTGGGCATTCACGGCTTCGGGAAGTGGCCTGTGGTGGCCCCGGAGTTCGGCGTCATCATCATGGAGTACGTGGAAGGGCGGCAGTTGGACGTCTGGGCGTCCGAGGAGAACCCTTCCGCGCGGCAGGTAGCGCGCGTCATGCTGGATGTGGCTCGGGCGTTGGACGGAGCTCATGGAGCAGGGGTTCTGCACCGTGACGTGAAGGAGGCCAACGTCATGGTGCGCACCTCGGATGGTGCGGCCAAGCTGGTGGACTTCGGGGTGGGGGACTACGTGGGGGCTCCCGGCCTCACGGTGGATGTCCTTCCGCCCGGGACGCCGGAGTACCGCTCACCGGAAGCCTGGAGTTTCTTTCGCAAGAATGCCCAGGTGTTGGGGGCAATCTACGCGCCGGGGCCCATGGATGACTTGTGGGCGCTGGGGGTGGCTCTCTATCAACTCCTCACGGGGAGGCCGCCCTTTGGCGGGGACAACTTCACGCTGGCGGACATCATCATCGCGCAAGAGGTGATGCCTCCGCGTCAGGTGAATGAGCGCGTGCCCTCGGCGCTGAGTGACGTGTGCATGAGTCTGCTGGAGAAGTCGCCAGCGGCAAGGATGCCGAGTGCCAGGGCCCTCTGTGTGGCGCTGGAGGATGCGCTGCGAGGTGCAGACCCGTCGTGGGATGTCCCGCTGTGTGATGCGTTCGGGGCAGACACGGCGACGACAGAGGGGGGGCGGGACAGCCTGGACAAGTGGTTGGAAGAGCCGCTGCACAGGCCGCGACGTGGGAAGAAGCTCCCGCAAGCGGTTCCGGCTATTGGGAAGGAGCAGGCGCCACCTCTAGAGGAACAGGCTCCGTCTCCGCCACGTCCACAGAGGGCTTCTCGCATTCTCCGAGGCCGAGGCGCGGCTGTCCTCGTGGGCCTCCTGGCGCTTGTCGCGGTGGTAATGGTGTGGACCTGGGGGACGCTGCGCGTTGCGGGAGCCGTGCCAGCCCGTCAGGAAGTAGCGCGGTCTGGGAGTTCGTCCCAAGCTGTCCAGGCCCCAGCCCCCTCCCCAGGGAAGGAGTCCACCCCTGTGGCCGTCGCTGCCCCTGCGATGCTTCCCGAGGCTACAACTGTGAAGATGGAGAAGACCGAGACCCCGACGCCACCGAAGCCCACGCGGAAGAGCGCGAGCATCATGAGTAGGGCGCTCGTCGCGGTGGCCGCATGCACGGGTTTGGCATGCCCCGGCGTACAAGTGCGTCCGCCGCCACCTCCAGAGCCGTGTCCTGATGGCGCAGTCGCAGCGATGAAGGATCTGGACATTGGAATCGGAGATAGAGGTCACGCGGTCTTTAGTGGGGTTGGTGGCAAGGTTGTTTCCGTGCGTGACGGTCCAGTTCGGATGCGGCTGGCGGGCGACTGGGAGGATATGCCGGGGAATACAGTCCTGTCTGGCGAGCTGGTCGTGAGGGACAGAGTCTATGGTCGCCTCACTTGGGCCACTCCGCCAAAGGGCAGGGGCTTTCCTGTGTGTTTGGAGGTCTATGAAGATGGTGGTGGTCGCGGGATGCCACGAGAAGGTGGTGACGATTCCGATTCCAGCGCCAGAATCTTCTCTTCCGCTCGCGTGAAAGCGGTGAGCGAGTTTGAGTGA